DNA sequence from the [Limnothrix rosea] IAM M-220 genome:
ACTCGAATTGCTCGAAATAGCTGCGGACTAAGCCAAAGAAATGTGCCGACAAGGGCGATCGCCGCAATGATTACGATTATTCTTGATTGTGCTTCGAGAGGAAAAGTAAATGCGGTTCCCCAAAGCCACAGCAGCAAACGACCGATGGGGGCGATCGCCTCAAAGCTAAAACCGTAATCCTGACTGAGCCAAGACGTTAATTTGCTGTCGGAATTGCCAGACCAGGTTTCTAGCAAAATTGAAATCATCACAACATTGGCGAGTAAACCCAGCATTACCCTTCGCCAGGGTGCTTTGAATATGTGCGTTAAAAATGCTTGAAATGTGTTCGGCTTACGTAGCGAAAAACCGGAATCTGCAACATAAAAACGGAGTAGCACTAACCCTTCTGCCCAAATGTGCAACACCATAAAAAAATGGCTGGCAATGCCAAAACCATTCACGATTAGCCAAAAAATAATAAGCTGAAAGGATGGCGATCGCCCTGCTTTTACTGCGCGAATAATTGCGACTAAACAGCCTAAAGAAAGACAAACCCAAATGAGTGCCAAGCTATAGTGACGGGCTTCTTGGGATAAATAAACGGCGAAAGGTGAAATGGCGATCGCCACGGCAAAAAAATGAGCGACTCGACGCATCTTTGTACAAAACCAACCCAAGCCAAAACCGACTGGAATTAACGCGACACCAAACAGCGCACTCAGCGATCGCCCGACCCAGATTGAAATAAACCCTCCATCCGTTGACCATAGCCTGAGCCACAAATGCGTTAGCCAAAAGTACAGAGGCGGGTGATTACTTTCAGTTAAAAGACTGCTGGTAACAAAATTGAGAGAAGTGGTTGCGTCAAATTTAAGCGGTGATAACAGAATCTCTTGGCTAATAAGCTGATCGAAGGGAATGCCTCGGAATCCTGCACCCAAACTAAAAACGAGGGTTGCCCACTCATCTCCCCATACGGGTTTGAGCGTCAGATTCCCAAACCGCAAACAAAAACCGATGGCTACCCAAAGTCCGAGTAGCCACCAGTCTTGTTTTGTTATTTTTTCCGTCACAGTCGACAACCGCAATAGTTCTCCCAAATCATACAGAGTTTGTCACACTGCTGAAGGGCGATCGCCATTATCTAGGCGGCAAGGACTATAACTTTCATTGAAATGCAAGTACGACATGTAAGGCAGAGTAAAATTACTCTTCACCCGGCACAAACTCTTCGTAGCTGCCACCGACGCTAATACCTGTGTTGAAGATTTCAGCATCAGTCAAGGTCAAGTCTTCCATCGATGCCCCCATTACAAGAGTGTCGTACATTTTTGCGGCAGTGAAATCAACGCGATCTAAACGAGCATCATTGAGGACTGCATTAGTTAAAAATGCCTCGGTCATATCAGCACCCGCTAGATTTGCACCCGTCAAATCCGCACCCTCAAGGTTCACATGGGCTAGGTTTGCATAGCTGAGGTTTGCATCCCGCAAATCAGCACCGATCAAATGCGCACCAGCTAGCTCTGCCCCTACTAAATTACAGCCTTGGCAAGCGCCCGTTTCTAAAAGCTGACGGACATGGTCTGGATTTTCACCGTTCGCAGGTCTGGCGATCGCCAATGTTGCTGTGATCGCAGCTAATACTAAAAATAAGCGTTTCATAGATATTACTCCTCATACTTCGTTGTTAAACTTTTGGGGGATTTTGTATCTTTGCTTTCTAGGCAAAAAGACATATTCTCCTTCAACCCCTACCGCACCTATTCCCGAAATCAATTAATCGAAAAAATATAATCAATAAACTCAAAATAAATAAGTGCTTTTTTAACTCACACTTTAATTATTTCACAATCCCGAAAGCCCTATGGGCAAAAGACTTAAGACGTTACATTTCAGTGTTTTGAAAAGTACGATAGTTGCTCATATTTATTATAACAAATCTTCATGATTTTCGCCAGTCTACACAGTTTAGAAAAGACAAGTATTATGATGACTAAATAATTTATTTTTCGTCATATTGAGTATTTATTGTGCGTGACTCTTCCATTTCTTTTGATTCATCAGAACAGCATTTGCCTTGGTATCAAACAAGTATTCGAAAGATTCTCGAACAGTTACAGGTGGATCCCCAACTGGGTCTAGATCAGGAGACTGCGCAACAACGTTTACTGGTTCATGGCACCAACGAGATACAAGAGGGAAAAGGGCGATCTCAATGGAAAATTTTGTTGGATCAGTTCCAGGACATCATGCTACTGATGTTGATCGTGGTGGCGATTGTTTCTGGGGTCTTGGATTTTACGGATCTACGTAATGGGGGGTTTGAGTCT
Encoded proteins:
- a CDS encoding pentapeptide repeat-containing protein, which encodes MKRLFLVLAAITATLAIARPANGENPDHVRQLLETGACQGCNLVGAELAGAHLIGADLRDANLSYANLAHVNLEGADLTGANLAGADMTEAFLTNAVLNDARLDRVDFTAAKMYDTLVMGASMEDLTLTDAEIFNTGISVGGSYEEFVPGEE